A window of the Macrobrachium rosenbergii isolate ZJJX-2024 chromosome 13, ASM4041242v1, whole genome shotgun sequence genome harbors these coding sequences:
- the LOC136845059 gene encoding brain acid soluble protein 1-like codes for MRLTTLVAGILCCALLARAQEPAADDYADYYYDDQAPADAAPGKDGAAAAPADAGAAKDAVPADEEVTEAPVTEAPTEPSTDPSGRRKLVSLKSTKINRNRAVRPRPAPSEAPAAAETADAAQEASSSTPARGSAARGRTTTTTTTTNARGRGRTSVRAQPEAAADAESPAEGETPTRGRFRPSTTSTRSFRPSTRGSSSASDGADEDSKTSSNRFRPSTRSSFRPSSSASSTKTEEADQNANHRFSSSRRTNPRAGSSFRPGRTQGEEAEADPAAGEPEAADEAATENTRRSRFGSRGRR; via the coding sequence GTTAGTGGCAGGCATTCTGTGCTGCGCTTTACTAGCAAGGGCACAAGAACCTGCAGCTGATGActatgctgattattattatgacgatCAAGCTCCCGCAGACGCAGCACCTGGTAAGGATGGTGCTGCCGCTGCTCCTGCTGATGCTGGGGCTGCCAAGGACGCGGTGCCTGCCGACGAGGAAGTTACAGAGGCTCCTGTCACAGAAGCTCCCACCGAACCTAGCACCGATCCCTCGGGGCGAAGAAAATTGGTGAGCCTCAAGTCAACCAAGATCAACCGCAACAGGGCTGTCAGGCCTCGTCCAGCCCCCTCAGAGGCTCCAGCTGCTGCAGAAACTGCTGACGCTGCCCAAGAGGCCTCCTCAAGCACACCAGCAAGAGGGTCTGCTGCACGTGGtaggaccaccaccaccaccaccaccaccaatgcAAGGGGACGCGGAAGAACCTCTGTCCGAGCACAGCCTGAAGCAGCTGCTGACGCTGAGAGCCCTGCAGAAGGTGAGACACCTACAAGAGGTCGATTCAGGCCTTCAACCACTTCCACTCGTAGCTTCCGACCATCCACTCGTGGATCAAGCTCAGCCTCAGATGGCGCAGACGAAGACAGCAAGACTTCCTCCAACAGATTCAGGCCTTCCACTCGCAGCAGCTTCCGCCCATCCTCCTCTGCCTCTTCCACAAAGACTGAGGAAGCAGACCAAAACGCCAACCATCGATTCAGCTCAAGCCGTAGAACCAACCCCAGAGCGGGATCTTCCTTCAGGCCTGGCAGAACCCAGGGCGAAGAAGCCGAAGCTGATCCTGCAGCTGGCGAACCTGAAGCAGCAGATGAAGCAGCCACCGAAAACACCCGCAGATCAAGGTTTGGTAGTCGTGGCCGCCGCTAA
- the LOC136844739 gene encoding uncharacterized protein: MSPDCLRSSQMLEALSGRRELAPTRGARRKFQGPTIVRKPPHIRRPIQKTTTADADADAAATTTTTTTTTTTTTTTTTTTTPATTTTTTTTTEAPTTQAAIVDAPTERPEALTTVTPMDGTMAKGPEDSMMGEKTVMQDKPAMEAKAMMDDDMAMTEDKTMMEDRVIVEDKVMTHERVPHPEEVFLEEEVFPEEEVFPEEEVYPEDELIPEEEAPLTDYRDIPVEDREKELAGVRLRPIPVRIPVDDPVTTTSAPATTTAAASRRKSSRYTPPQPPAHPIVETTQAPVKQASSDIFAPPLSAAVRNRVRGGSRDRVSTPASREASPNDVSNGPATIAPVASQPEVDSKFRKPNYGVSDIVYQGGDVKITEIGTVEDTPPDEVRMILSGLGGRRRGLARPQPKPAAVAATPAKPKTKPAAANAASDDYYSDDYYYDEYY, translated from the exons ATGTCTCCAGACTGTCTTCGTTCTTCCCAAATGCTTGAGGCCCTCTCGGGGCGCCGAGA ACTTGCACCGACCCGTGGCGCCAGAAGGAAGTTCCAGGGTCCCACGATTGTGAGGAAACCCCCACACATCCGTCGACCCATTCAGAAGACTACTACTGCTGATGCtgatgctgatgctgctgctactactactactactactactaccaccacaactacaactactactacaacaacaacaacaccagcgACTACCACAACTACAACCACCACAACCGAAGCCCCGACCACACAAGCAGCGATCGTGGATGCTCCCACTGAACGCCCAGAGGCCCTGACCACAGTGACGCCCATGGACGGCACCATGGCCAAGGGACCTGAGGATTCCATGATGGGAGAAAAGACAGTGATGCAAGACAAACCTGCAATGGAGGCAAAAGCTATGATGGATGATGACATGGCCATGACAGAAGACAAAACGATGATGGAAGACAGGGTTATTGTGGAAGACAAAGTCATGACACACGAGAGGGTCCCTCACCCGGAAGAAGTGTTCCTGGAGGAAGAAGTGTTCCCAGAGGAAGAAGTGTTCCCAGAGGAAGAAGTGTACCCAGAGGATGAGTTGATCCCCGAGGAAGAGGCTCCACTGACTGACTACCGGGACATCCCAGTTGAGGACAGGGAGAAGGAGCTGGCTGGCGTAAGACTCCGGCCTATCCCAGTCAGGATCCCCGTAGATGACCCGGTAACTACAACTTCAGCCCCTGcaaccaccaccgccgccgcaaGCAGGCGGAAGTCTTCCAG GTACACTCCACCCCAACCACCAGCCCACCCCATCGTCGAAACGACCCAAGCGCCCGTGAAACAAGCCTCTTCAGATATTTTCGCACCACCACTTTCCGCCGCAGTCCGAAACCGAGTCAGGGGAGGCTCCAGAGACCGGGTGAGCACCCCTGCAAGCCGGGAAGCCAGCCCAAATGATGTCTCCAATGGTCCTGCAACAATTGCACCAGTCGCTTCTCAGCCTGAAGTTGACAGCAAATTCAGGAAGCCAAACTACGGCGTCTCAGATATAGTGTACCAGGGAGGAGACGTGAAGATCACGGAAATTGGTACAGTTGAAGACACCCCACCTGACGAGGTGCGCATGATTCTGAGTGGCCTGGGAGGCAGAAGAAGAGGTCTCGCTCGCCCACAACCTAAaccagctgctgtcgctgctacTCCCGCCAAGCCTAAGACAAAGCCAGCTGCGGCAAATGCGGCCTCTGATGATTATTATTCCGACGATTACTATTACGACGAATATTACTAA
- the LOC136845060 gene encoding cytochrome P450 302a1, mitochondrial-like, which translates to MLFLRRHLHAVTAYEKTLGLPSSKLGCNARDGRSPIVPGTKQSSIVAVTNQSSIVAGTRLYSIARKISCVNHHRGRFSHTTAIGRKSEEEEEQFSVPSEGKHQNEVLPFEAIPGPRALPIIGNRLLFTDFGGYPFERFWTTCWKLYGKYGPIVRISKVATKMNLVFVFDPEDTRKLFKNEGPLPVRPPLDILEHYRKSRPHWFTSAGVVPGNGPDWRRLRSSVQILLKRDVVTHYRGTQASVGQDFISLLQSQFPLSSSSSSSSSGGHVIPDLLPLLFRYTLEAVGVVALGGRLGCLDTDGELLDKGRAIISANEESLLVLGESLLKLPLHKVFPTKLFLRLVDSQDAIVRLVRERLTNHYGSRAADSSAFSSQQPFIAALMSQSSLSQSDVLLLLVEVFQGGIDATATTLAFCIHYLSRDEGVQAELYEEIKDIEPATHDLQGLRYLRAVLQETFRLRPSASANSRIIPQDVVFSGYRVPAGTLVSSPPVIACHNEEVFPEPHQFKPGRWLSRHKNRASSSSSSSSSSSSSSSSSSSSSSSKIHPFSLVPFGHGARMCPGRRLAEQEILILLIQLVKTFRIEELGSGNKAAVGQVMRLNMMPDAPIGVRLVPR; encoded by the exons ATGCTGTTCCTGAGACGTCATCTCCACGCTGTGACTGCTTACGAAAAAACACTCGGTCTGCCGTCCTCAAAGTTAGGCTGTAACGCAAGAGATGGACGATCTCCCATTGTCCCGGGGACAAAACAGTCCTCCATTGTCGCAGTTACAAATCAGAGTTCTATTGTCGCAGGGACGAGGCTTTACAGCATCGCTCGAAAAATCTCTTGCGTAAACCACCACAGGGGAAGGTTCTCGCACACGACCGCCATCGGCAGAaagagcgaagaagaagaagaacaattcTCGGTGCCCTCGGAGGGCAAACACCAGAACGAAGTCTTGCCCTTCGAAGCCATTCCTGGTCCCAGGGCTTTGCCGATCATCGGCAACAGGTTGCTCTTCACCGACTTTG GTGGCTACCCATTCGAGCGATTTTGGACGACATGCTGGAAGCTGTACGGAAAGTACGGCCCCATCGTCAGGATCTCCAAGGTGGCCACCAAGATGAACTTGGTGTTTGTGTTCGATCCAGAGGATACCAGGAAGCTATTCAAG AACGAGGGACCGCTACCAGTTCGGCCACCACTTGATATCCTGGAGCACTACAGGAAGAGTCGACCACATTGGTTCACTTCGGCAGGCGTTGTTCCGGG AAATGGACCCGATTGGCGCCGCCTGCGATCCAGCGTCCAAATCCTCCTGAAACGAGACGTCGTGACTCACTACCGAGGGACCCAGGCTTCGGTTGGTCAGGACTTCATAAGTCTCTTGCAAAGCCagttccctctttcttcttcgtcgtcgtcgtcgtcttccgGTGGTCACGTGATTCCAGACCTTCTGCCGCTGCTCTTCCGATACACCTTAGAAG CCGTGGGCGTGGTGGCACTAGGCGGAAGGCTCGGCTGCCTTGACACCGACGGGGAACTCTTGGACAAGGGCCGTGCCATCATCTCGGCCAACGAGGAGAGTCTCCTGGTGCTGGGAGAGTCGCTTCTGAAACTTCCCCTCCATAAAGTTTTCCCCACGAAGCTCTTTCTGAGGCTGGTGGACTCCCAGGATGCAATTGTTAG gttAGTGAGAGAACGGTTAACCAACCACTACGGGTCGAGGGCAGCAGATTCCTCGGCGTTTTCCAGCCAACAGCCATTTATAGCAGCGCTGATGAGTCAGTCGAGTCTCTCCCAGAGCGAcgtgcttcttcttcttgtggaaGTCTTCCAGGGAGGCATCGATGCT ACAGCAACCACTTTAGCTTTCTGCATACATTACCTTTCTCGAGACGAGGGCGTGCAGGCGGAACTTTACGAGGAGATTAAGGACATAGAACCAGCGACTCACGACTTGCAG GGTCTAAGGTATCTACGGGCGGTTCTTCAGGAAACCTTCAGGCTACGGCCTTCGGCTTCTGCCAACAGTCGGATTATACCGCAGGACGTCGTGTTCTCAGGATACAGAGTACCTGCCGGG ACTCTGGTGTCGTCCCCTCCTGTGATTGCCTGTCATAACGAAGAGGTCTTCCCTGAACCTCACCAATTCAAACCGGGGAGGTGGTTATCCAGGCACAAGAAtagagcttcttcttcttcttcttcttcttcttcttcttcttcttcttcttcttcttcttcttcttcttcttcttctaagatcCATCCGTTCTCTCTGGTTCCCTTTGGACACGGTGCCCGGATGTGTCCCGGGAGGAGGCTGGCTGAgcaggaaatattaattttgctgatTCAg CTGGTGAAGACCTTCAGAATAGAGGAACTGGGCTCTGGGAACAAGGCTGCTGTTGGGCAGGTTATGAGACTGAACATGATGCCCGATGCCCCGATTGGTGTCAGGCTAGTACCAAGATAA